Proteins encoded by one window of Leptospira barantonii:
- a CDS encoding ankyrin repeat domain-containing protein, with translation MNSQSQTDFTVSNQGRISQQALSEFSQAWTQYQKSMRSENPAFDSARNGDVGSLRMQIRSLSGLEEKNTKGYTLLMLAAYNGQEEAVRFLISVGADVNSTDLGGNSILMGAAFKGHAKVVELLLRAGADLNYKNPKGQNAFQFSNMFGRTEVSALLEDSSTNQSRTPTRVRFDRFLSFFKFWILFLSQLTKGEKQ, from the coding sequence ATGAATTCTCAATCTCAAACCGATTTCACGGTTTCGAACCAAGGAAGAATTTCTCAGCAAGCCCTTTCCGAATTTTCACAAGCCTGGACCCAATATCAGAAAAGTATGAGATCGGAAAACCCGGCTTTCGACTCTGCAAGAAACGGAGACGTGGGTTCGTTGCGGATGCAAATTCGTTCTTTAAGCGGCCTTGAAGAGAAGAACACAAAGGGTTACACCTTACTCATGTTAGCCGCTTACAACGGTCAAGAAGAAGCGGTTCGTTTTTTAATATCCGTCGGTGCAGACGTAAATTCTACGGATCTCGGCGGGAACTCGATCTTAATGGGAGCGGCTTTCAAAGGTCACGCGAAAGTAGTGGAACTCCTTCTTCGAGCGGGAGCGGATCTCAACTATAAAAATCCGAAAGGTCAAAACGCATTCCAATTTTCGAATATGTTTGGAAGAACGGAAGTGAGCGCGCTTTTGGAAGATTCTTCCACGAATCAAAGTCGAACGCCGACCCGAGTTCGTTTCGATCGATTCTTATCCTTTTTCAAATTTTGGATCTTATTTCTTTCACAACTTACAAAAGGAGAAAAACAATGA
- a CDS encoding catalase, producing MSKKILTTAGGHPVPQNQHSVTAGAMGPILIQDTHLIEKLAHFNRERIPERVVHAKGAGAYGTLTITNDLSKYSRASVFSKAGKQTPLFLRFSTVAGEKGSADTERDPRGFAIKFYTEEGNWDLVGNNTPIFFERDPLKFPDFIHSQKRDPVTGYKNPFRMWDYWAKAPEALHQMTILFGDRGIPDGYRFMNGYGSHTFGLWNTKGERFWVKFHFKSMQGIKNLTAEKASALAGTDPDYATRDLFEAIERKEFPKWKLNVQIMPEKEAETYKFNPFDLTKVWSHKDYPLIEVGVMELNANPKNYFEEVEQAAFSPSNMPPGIGASPDKMLQGRLFAYPDAQRYRLGVQYQQLPVNKARNSVNVYHRDGSVKFQYDGNYDNYEPNGFDGPTQDASFAEPPLKISGDADRYDSHKGNDDYSQAGDLYRMMSTEERERLTSTIASTMSGLPKGLIVANLKHFYKCDPEYGTKLAEKTGVNVADLKKD from the coding sequence ATGAGTAAGAAAATACTTACCACGGCCGGAGGTCATCCGGTTCCACAAAATCAACATTCGGTCACCGCAGGAGCAATGGGTCCGATTCTCATCCAGGACACTCATCTGATCGAAAAACTCGCACACTTCAATCGGGAAAGAATTCCGGAAAGAGTGGTTCACGCAAAAGGTGCGGGCGCTTACGGAACCTTGACGATCACAAACGATCTTTCTAAATATTCCAGAGCTTCCGTTTTTTCGAAAGCGGGAAAACAAACTCCGTTGTTTCTTCGATTCTCTACGGTTGCGGGTGAAAAAGGTTCTGCGGATACGGAAAGAGATCCGAGAGGATTTGCGATCAAGTTTTATACGGAAGAAGGGAATTGGGATCTTGTTGGAAACAACACGCCGATTTTTTTCGAAAGAGATCCTTTGAAGTTTCCGGACTTCATTCATTCTCAAAAAAGAGATCCGGTTACGGGTTATAAAAATCCGTTTCGTATGTGGGATTATTGGGCAAAGGCTCCGGAAGCGTTACATCAGATGACGATCCTTTTTGGCGATCGAGGAATCCCGGACGGTTATCGTTTTATGAACGGTTACGGAAGTCATACATTCGGACTTTGGAATACGAAGGGAGAACGTTTTTGGGTGAAGTTTCACTTCAAGTCCATGCAGGGGATCAAAAATCTCACCGCGGAGAAAGCGTCCGCGTTAGCCGGAACCGATCCGGATTATGCGACCAGGGATTTGTTCGAAGCGATCGAAAGAAAAGAATTTCCGAAATGGAAGTTAAACGTTCAGATCATGCCCGAAAAGGAAGCGGAAACGTATAAGTTCAATCCGTTCGATCTGACGAAGGTATGGTCTCATAAGGATTATCCTTTGATCGAAGTCGGCGTGATGGAACTGAATGCGAATCCGAAAAATTATTTCGAAGAAGTGGAGCAGGCCGCATTCTCCCCGTCGAACATGCCTCCGGGTATCGGAGCGTCTCCCGATAAGATGTTACAAGGAAGATTGTTCGCATATCCGGACGCGCAGCGATATCGTTTGGGAGTTCAGTATCAACAACTTCCGGTCAACAAAGCTAGAAACTCGGTAAACGTTTATCACAGAGACGGTAGCGTTAAGTTTCAATACGACGGAAACTATGATAACTATGAACCGAACGGTTTTGACGGACCGACTCAGGACGCGTCCTTTGCGGAACCTCCGTTGAAGATTTCGGGTGACGCGGATCGATATGATTCTCACAAGGGGAACGACGACTATTCTCAGGCTGGAGATTTGTATCGGATGATGAGCACGGAGGAAAGAGAAAGGCTGACTTCAACGATCGCTTCGACGATGAGCGGTCTTCCGAAAGGTTTGATCGTCGCCAATCTCAAACATTTTTACAAATGTGATCCGGAATACGGAACGAAGCTCGCTGAAAAGACCGGGGTTAACGTCGCGGATTTGAAAAAAGATTAA
- a CDS encoding flagellar hook-basal body protein, producing MLRGMYTGANGMIIQQTRMDVISNNLANVDKTAFKRDTTVFKTFPELLLHRFDEDGVGKVPMGSFDTAPVVGKLGLGGEVNEVYTRFEQGAVKKTENPFDLMLQDKPGNEHPAFFSVMTNRGERLSRSGAFVMDTNGYLVTPQGFPLMGENGPIRVARGNFLIKENGEVWINGEIGNDPINGTSLDKNRFETPVLLDKLKIRTVENPRHLDKEGDSFYADTPESGEPVPFDLKDEPSILQGYLEASNVSVVTEMVEMIEVNRSYEANQKTVQTQDSLLGKLINEVLR from the coding sequence ATGCTCAGAGGAATGTACACAGGCGCCAACGGGATGATCATTCAACAAACCCGCATGGACGTGATTTCCAACAATCTCGCCAACGTAGATAAAACCGCGTTTAAAAGAGATACCACCGTTTTCAAAACGTTTCCGGAACTCCTGCTCCATCGTTTCGACGAAGACGGCGTCGGAAAGGTTCCCATGGGCTCCTTCGATACGGCTCCGGTAGTCGGCAAACTCGGATTAGGCGGCGAAGTGAACGAGGTTTACACCCGTTTCGAACAAGGCGCCGTCAAAAAAACCGAGAACCCTTTCGATCTTATGCTTCAAGACAAACCCGGTAACGAACATCCTGCATTCTTCAGCGTTATGACAAACCGCGGCGAAAGACTTTCCAGAAGCGGCGCCTTTGTTATGGATACGAACGGCTATCTCGTGACTCCTCAAGGTTTTCCTTTGATGGGTGAGAATGGTCCGATTCGAGTCGCAAGAGGAAACTTTTTGATCAAAGAAAACGGCGAGGTTTGGATCAACGGTGAAATCGGAAACGACCCTATAAACGGAACCTCACTTGATAAGAATCGTTTTGAAACTCCCGTTCTATTAGATAAACTTAAAATTAGAACCGTTGAAAATCCGCGCCACTTGGACAAAGAAGGTGATTCTTTTTACGCCGACACCCCCGAGTCCGGTGAACCGGTTCCCTTTGATCTCAAGGACGAGCCTTCTATCCTACAAGGTTATCTAGAAGCGTCTAACGTGAGCGTTGTTACGGAGATGGTTGAAATGATCGAAGTCAACCGTTCTTATGAAGCGAACCAGAAGACAGTTCAGACTCAAGATTCTCTTTTAGGAAAATTGATCAACGAAGTGTTGCGTTAG
- a CDS encoding SDR family NAD(P)-dependent oxidoreductase produces MRFKDKKVLITGGNSGIGFAAAKLFAEEGAYVIITGRDQDKLDSSQKESGSKARAYRADVLDSKERENLFRSIQEEFGQLDIVFANAGIMKPTPAGQTTEETFDDVLRVNITGVFLTVQSALPLMKKGGSIVLNGSIISTIGLAGTSAYAASKAGVRAMTRSLAAELSPRGIRINIVVPGAARTPIWGPAEAANVRFDVIANSIPLNRVGEAEEIAKAVLFFASDDSSYVQGAEIIVDGGASSLPAGAPIYLAK; encoded by the coding sequence ATGAGATTTAAGGATAAGAAGGTTTTGATTACCGGGGGAAACAGCGGGATCGGTTTTGCCGCGGCGAAATTGTTCGCGGAAGAAGGGGCTTACGTGATCATCACGGGAAGGGATCAGGACAAACTCGATTCTTCCCAAAAAGAATCGGGTTCTAAAGCAAGGGCTTATCGAGCCGACGTGTTGGATTCAAAGGAAAGGGAGAATTTGTTTCGATCCATTCAGGAAGAATTCGGTCAACTGGATATCGTGTTTGCGAACGCGGGCATCATGAAACCGACTCCGGCGGGACAAACCACCGAAGAAACATTCGACGACGTTCTTCGCGTTAATATCACCGGAGTTTTTCTCACCGTTCAATCCGCACTTCCTTTGATGAAGAAGGGAGGTTCGATCGTGTTAAACGGATCTATCATCAGTACGATCGGTCTTGCGGGTACTTCCGCGTATGCGGCGAGTAAGGCGGGTGTTCGTGCGATGACTCGCTCTCTTGCGGCGGAACTGAGTCCGAGAGGAATTCGCATTAATATTGTCGTTCCCGGAGCCGCGAGAACTCCGATCTGGGGTCCTGCGGAAGCGGCTAACGTTAGATTTGACGTAATCGCAAATTCGATTCCTTTAAACCGTGTGGGCGAGGCCGAAGAAATCGCAAAGGCGGTTTTATTCTTCGCATCGGACGATTCTTCCTATGTGCAAGGAGCCGAGATCATCGTTGACGGAGGTGCGAGTAGTTTACCCGCAGGGGCTCCGATTTATCTTGCCAAGTAA
- a CDS encoding transposase, with amino-acid sequence MFATEQRDIFRNLIFQKLNQQFQNFQLPEAPDLSSKAYLEDSLKRKNKSFNHVTTPGKAMKKALKGKTQVNADTLVLFSASQRANKGRRRHKHGGSTASIYMSDKLGGKQIGTLVQTIATSDGALILDSIPDQKMNTLGPLFLKNLPHSTPVFTDSAYTWLGSVYENHRMVNHSARSKDSRYQWARNRWSKDGVHIQYAEGNHRVIKQAFSEYGYVRPEYSQLYLNEFCFFKNLKAFGAEELVSAVKKERGIEAGESSGLSASSPSSTPVQDVKVGRKSVLQSPSLASEAKEKTRKNVRIIQKKSLTQHFVDQFS; translated from the coding sequence TTGTTCGCAACCGAACAACGCGACATATTCAGAAATCTAATATTCCAAAAGCTGAATCAACAGTTTCAAAATTTTCAACTTCCAGAAGCTCCGGACTTAAGCTCAAAAGCTTACCTGGAGGACTCACTTAAGAGAAAGAATAAGAGTTTTAATCATGTGACTACTCCAGGTAAGGCGATGAAGAAAGCTTTAAAGGGTAAGACACAAGTTAACGCCGATACCTTAGTGCTGTTCTCAGCCTCTCAGAGAGCCAACAAAGGCCGCAGAAGGCACAAACACGGCGGTTCTACAGCGTCCATTTATATGAGCGACAAACTCGGTGGCAAGCAAATTGGCACGTTAGTTCAGACAATTGCGACGAGTGATGGAGCGTTAATTCTGGATTCAATTCCTGATCAGAAGATGAATACTCTCGGTCCGCTCTTCCTCAAAAACCTTCCGCATTCAACTCCAGTGTTTACTGACAGTGCTTATACGTGGCTCGGATCAGTTTATGAGAACCATCGAATGGTAAATCACTCAGCGCGATCTAAGGACTCACGATATCAGTGGGCGAGGAATCGATGGAGTAAAGATGGAGTTCACATTCAGTATGCTGAAGGGAATCACAGAGTGATTAAACAGGCTTTCTCCGAGTACGGATATGTTCGACCTGAATATTCTCAGCTATATCTCAATGAATTTTGTTTCTTCAAGAACTTAAAAGCCTTTGGTGCTGAAGAGCTTGTGAGTGCGGTGAAGAAAGAGAGAGGAATTGAGGCTGGAGAGAGTAGTGGCTTGAGTGCTTCATCACCTTCATCTACTCCTGTTCAGGATGTCAAAGTAGGCCGCAAGTCAGTCCTCCAGAGTCCTTCTCTTGCTTCAGAAGCGAAAGAGAAGACTCGGAAGAATGTGCGGATTATACAGAAGAAATCCCTAACGCAACACTTCGTTGATCAATTTTCCTAA
- the perRA gene encoding peroxide-responsive transcriptional repressor PerRA translates to MKDSYERSKKILEDAGINVTVQRLQMANLLLSEPQHLTADQVFQLVNEHMPNASRATIFNNLKLFAEKGIVNLLELKSGITLYDSNVENHHHAIDEETGEIYDIDLDSKLQERILSELKHDFELKTGSSLENCNLLITLKGRKK, encoded by the coding sequence ATGAAGGATTCTTACGAAAGAAGCAAGAAAATTCTGGAAGACGCCGGGATCAATGTGACGGTTCAAAGATTGCAGATGGCTAACCTATTGCTTTCCGAACCTCAACATCTTACGGCGGATCAGGTTTTTCAGTTGGTAAACGAACACATGCCGAACGCTTCTCGCGCGACTATATTCAATAATTTGAAATTGTTCGCCGAAAAAGGAATCGTAAACCTTCTCGAACTCAAGTCGGGAATCACTCTGTATGATTCCAATGTTGAAAATCATCACCACGCGATCGACGAGGAAACCGGAGAAATCTACGATATCGATCTGGATTCTAAACTTCAGGAAAGAATTCTTTCGGAACTGAAACACGACTTCGAATTAAAAACCGGCAGTTCTCTCGAGAATTGCAACCTTCTAATCACGCTTAAGGGCAGGAAAAAGTAA